A single Fundulus heteroclitus isolate FHET01 chromosome 4, MU-UCD_Fhet_4.1, whole genome shotgun sequence DNA region contains:
- the LOC110367951 gene encoding dromaiocalcin-1-like → MTKLMATENCDVRHPFVCMYEADSNVLLVKENKSWEEALEHCRNLSNSGFRYDLVSIQPGDEHEDAMSKAMEADTEEVWTGLRFLGDEWLWMNGESTMYSDLSQCPMQEQRCGALSKNTSSLETRDCSERKNFLCYRFIF, encoded by the exons ATGACCAAGCTGATGGCCACCGAAAACTGTGACGTCCGTCATCCCTTCGTCTGCATGTATGAGGCGGATAGTAATGTTCTCCTGGTAAAGGAAAACAAGAGCTGGGAGGAGGCGCTGGAACACTGCCGAAACCTCAGCAACAGTGGCTTTCGCTACGATCTGGTCAGCATACAACCTGGAGACGAACACGAGGACGCAATGAGCAAGGCCATGGAGGCTGACACGGAGGAG GTGTGGACCGGCCTGCGTTTTCTGGGTGATGAGTGGCTGTGGATGAACGGGGAAAGTACGATGTACAGCGACCTGTCTCAGTGTCCCATGCAGGAGCAGCGCTGCGGAGCTTTATCCAAGAACACCAGCAGTCTGGAGACCAGAGACTGTTCAGAGAGGAAAAACTTTCTCTGTTACCGTTTCATATTTTAA